A window of Gossypium raimondii isolate GPD5lz chromosome 7, ASM2569854v1, whole genome shotgun sequence genomic DNA:
tttcttttgcaattttgcttttctttgtaacattgagggttaattttaaaagaatgagaaaagataaaattattatcttgagatttttggtgttttcattttttaatatatttcaatcaaaattggctgaaatttttttcagctttttaggtgaaaaggttataaaaaaaacaccaaattacataatatgtaaatgttgagggttaaaattttagaataaaaactaaactgatacaatatataaaatttgagggttaaagttactattatgtcaattttaaaagctaccATCATTAGTCTACTTGTACTTGtgaacaaaaacaacaaaaattaaatagttgaggGACCAAAAACAAATACTAATAATTGGATGACTACTAATGTAGTTtatccatatttttatttattttattttctcaccATAATATAAAGCTACATGGTAACTTTTAATTCGAAGTTAAACTAAAAGTACTATATTTAAGCTAGATTAGTTTAATCAAaagacattaaaattttattctttgataAATGAAAATAGTAATATAAGGTGATCAATAATTAGCGAGGTTCATGAGTTTCTTCCAAGCAGCTCGGTTAGAAATGGTCTCCCACCATGCATTCACATGCTTCCGTTGAGACACCATGTGCCACATCCCAACATCGTCGACCAAGTATCGAAGAGCGGGTAGATGGCTAAGGTCGGCCAAGGTGAATGAATCTCCGGCAAGATAGGCGGTGGTGGACAAGCGTTGCTCGTAGATGTCCAACACTTTTTCCAGCTTTTGTTGGCAGCTGAGCACTAAGGCCGTATCACCCTGCTTGCCCATTCGTGGGAGGATCAACAGTTGAAACACCAAAGTGTAGACCAAATCGTTGAAGTTGTGGGCTTCTACTTCTAGCCATTGATCCACCATTGCTCGTTCTTCCAATGAGTTTCCAAGTAGGTTTGTACCTTGCTTTTCATATTTGGCTGCATAGTACCTTATGATTGCCCTAGACTCTGCCAAAAGcaaaatatttacacatttgaatataaatatgaaaagggtaaattacacctaaggtcactaaactaagTTTACGTTTTAATCACTCAACATGAAAAAgtaagttacaaaatggttatttaactatttgaaagttttcatttaa
This region includes:
- the LOC105788805 gene encoding glutathione S-transferase F12, which encodes MVVKVYGPIKAACPQRVLACLLEKEVEFQIVDVDLEAGDHKKPDFLLRQPFGQVPAIEDGDFKLFESRAIIRYYAAKYEKQGTNLLGNSLEERAMVDQWLEVEAHNFNDLVYTLVFQLLILPRMGKQGDTALVLSCQQKLEKVLDIYEQRLSTTAYLAGDSFTLADLSHLPALRYLVDDVGMWHMVSQRKHVNAWWETISNRAAWKKLMNLANY